A single Candidatus Thalassolituus haligoni DNA region contains:
- a CDS encoding GntR family transcriptional regulator, with amino-acid sequence MATDQGGSRHQQSRPVNVAERIYQQLKTDIFDFQLLPGDRFSESEIAKRMNASRTPVREALYRLERDGFVQVYFRSGWQVRPFDFQYFEELYDVRTLMETAAVRRLCGLEDPAAHLQELTNHWCVTPDKRLSDSDQVAELDENFHFQLVALAGNKEMALLHRSVCERLRIIRRLDFTQRGRIAATYEEHRHILALIGQRHGDAVVAELSGHIESSKNTVRAITLQRIQEAKSRYNLNIRV; translated from the coding sequence ATGGCCACTGATCAAGGTGGCAGCAGACATCAGCAATCGCGGCCGGTTAACGTTGCGGAGCGCATTTACCAGCAGCTTAAAACCGATATTTTTGATTTTCAGCTGCTACCCGGCGACCGCTTTAGCGAGTCGGAAATTGCCAAGCGTATGAATGCCTCCCGAACGCCTGTTCGGGAGGCGCTCTACCGACTCGAGCGGGATGGTTTTGTGCAGGTCTATTTTCGCAGCGGCTGGCAAGTGCGGCCGTTCGACTTTCAGTATTTTGAAGAGCTGTACGATGTTCGTACCCTGATGGAAACCGCAGCGGTTCGACGGCTTTGTGGGCTGGAAGATCCGGCTGCGCATCTGCAGGAGCTGACGAATCATTGGTGTGTAACGCCAGACAAGCGCTTGTCCGACAGTGATCAGGTGGCGGAACTGGATGAGAATTTTCATTTTCAGCTGGTGGCGCTGGCGGGTAATAAGGAAATGGCGCTGTTGCATCGCAGTGTCTGTGAACGACTGCGCATTATCCGGCGACTCGACTTTACCCAGCGTGGGCGGATTGCAGCCACTTATGAAGAGCATCGGCATATTTTGGCATTGATCGGACAGCGTCACGGCGACGCCGTTGTGGCTGAGTTAAGTGGGCATATTGAGAGCAGCAAAAATACCGTGCGTGCGATCACCTTGCAGCGGATTCAGGAAGCCAAGAGTCGTTATAACCTGAATATCCGGGTATAA